A stretch of the Actinoalloteichus fjordicus genome encodes the following:
- a CDS encoding acyltransferase family protein has product MSTPPSPNPASTRQYLYGLDVLRAVAALFIVYRHFMDWTATRGLPLDFRDAVNDTMASLRLLPNLGMVGLSSLFLISGLVISYVTEKETPGQFLARRAFRLLPAFWIAVVVSWLLVLAGFFPGGNPDMTANGNSLIGSLTLANHFLTEQNVVLPVAWTLTLQFSFYLFTAAMIRPGRGRPWLGPVIAGVIIAIALALTVETPTATLNHLRTMATFLPVLFIGQCISLVRSGRLRASAGLAVGGGHYLLFIWGGLNHETIPYGEPVERTLLMMILLTVLLLGTSGGLARSRAVREVAKRTYSIFLIHMPVGFAVLAALSPRVGAGVAVLAAVLVSAVCAELLYRLVELPVNDWYRRRERDRAARRADAASAGS; this is encoded by the coding sequence GTGAGCACTCCACCGTCCCCGAATCCGGCATCGACGCGGCAATACCTCTACGGCCTGGACGTCTTACGAGCCGTCGCAGCATTGTTCATCGTCTATCGCCATTTCATGGACTGGACCGCGACTCGCGGACTCCCACTCGACTTCCGCGACGCGGTGAACGACACGATGGCATCGCTCCGGCTCCTGCCGAACCTCGGCATGGTCGGCCTGTCGTCGTTATTCCTGATCAGCGGCCTGGTCATCAGCTATGTCACCGAGAAGGAGACGCCGGGACAGTTTCTGGCGCGGCGGGCGTTCCGACTCCTCCCCGCGTTCTGGATCGCCGTGGTGGTCAGCTGGCTGCTGGTGCTGGCGGGGTTCTTCCCCGGCGGCAATCCCGACATGACGGCGAACGGCAACTCCCTCATCGGCAGTCTGACCCTGGCCAACCACTTCCTGACCGAGCAGAACGTCGTCCTCCCGGTGGCCTGGACACTCACCCTCCAGTTCAGCTTCTATCTGTTCACGGCCGCGATGATCCGGCCGGGACGCGGACGACCGTGGCTCGGCCCGGTCATCGCCGGAGTGATCATCGCGATCGCGCTTGCGCTGACGGTGGAGACGCCCACCGCGACGCTGAACCACCTCAGGACGATGGCGACCTTCCTGCCGGTGCTGTTCATCGGCCAGTGCATCTCGCTGGTGCGCTCCGGGCGGCTGCGGGCATCCGCAGGTCTCGCCGTGGGCGGCGGGCATTATCTGCTCTTCATCTGGGGAGGGCTCAACCACGAGACCATCCCGTACGGCGAGCCGGTCGAGCGGACGCTGCTGATGATGATCCTGCTGACGGTCCTGCTGCTCGGCACGAGCGGCGGTCTGGCCCGGTCGCGAGCGGTGCGCGAGGTGGCGAAGCGGACGTACTCGATCTTCCTGATTCACATGCCGGTCGGCTTCGCGGTGCTGGCGGCCCTCAGCCCGCGGGTTGGTGCAGGCGTCGCAGTCCTGGCGGCGGTGCTGGTCTCCGCAGTCTGCGCGGAGCTGCTCTATCGACTGGTCGAGCTGCCGGTGAACGACTGGTATCGACGCCGCGAACGCGACCGGGCCGCCCGTCGGGCGGACGCCGCCTCGGCAGGGTCGTGA
- a CDS encoding PPOX class F420-dependent oxidoreductase translates to MEEDEQRLLWRGDEQTEADVEHEVALAKIREQHRAVLATARADGTPQMSPVLTAVDEDGRVLISTRRTTYKVRNVRRDARVWLCVLPDEFFGGWLQIDGRAEVLELPEAMPLLEQYYRQVSGEHPDWAEYREAMRTQQRVILRVTVDRAGPKAHD, encoded by the coding sequence GTGGAGGAGGATGAGCAGCGCCTGCTCTGGCGCGGCGACGAGCAGACGGAGGCCGACGTGGAGCACGAGGTCGCACTGGCGAAGATTCGCGAGCAGCATCGGGCGGTGCTGGCCACCGCACGGGCCGACGGAACCCCGCAGATGTCTCCGGTCCTCACGGCCGTCGACGAGGACGGCCGTGTGCTGATCAGCACGCGGCGGACGACGTACAAGGTCCGCAACGTCCGACGCGACGCCCGAGTCTGGCTGTGCGTGCTGCCGGACGAGTTCTTCGGCGGCTGGCTCCAGATCGACGGCCGAGCCGAGGTCCTCGAACTTCCGGAGGCGATGCCGCTGCTGGAGCAGTACTACCGCCAGGTCTCCGGCGAACACCCCGACTGGGCCGAGTATCGCGAGGCGATGCGCACCCAGCAGCGGGTGATTCTGCGGGTCACGGTCGACCGGGCGGGGCCGAAGGCCCACGACTGA
- a CDS encoding DUF983 domain-containing protein, translated as MNKMVRGADGRMWSIQGEMEWTHPLQLDEFEHDVSGGRGPGILLSIVLGVLVLILLLWQPPEVIVPAWLILALFLVLIFFPARWVLRRPWTLVAETRPGADDEEHPQERWVGVVRGVFLVRQEAAKMARHIEVYSEPDQDGTLQPVD; from the coding sequence ATGAACAAGATGGTGCGCGGCGCCGACGGCCGGATGTGGAGCATCCAGGGCGAGATGGAGTGGACGCATCCTCTACAGCTCGACGAGTTCGAACACGACGTGAGTGGTGGTCGAGGTCCCGGCATCCTGTTGTCGATCGTGCTCGGTGTGCTCGTCCTCATCCTGCTCCTCTGGCAGCCGCCCGAGGTGATCGTCCCCGCGTGGCTGATCCTCGCGCTGTTCCTGGTCCTGATCTTCTTCCCGGCCCGGTGGGTGCTGCGCAGGCCGTGGACGCTGGTCGCCGAGACCCGGCCCGGCGCTGATGACGAGGAGCATCCGCAGGAACGGTGGGTGGGCGTGGTGCGCGGGGTGTTCCTGGTGCGCCAGGAGGCGGCGAAGATGGCCAGGCACATCGAGGTGTATTCCGAACCGGATCAGGACGGCACGCTGCAACCGGTCGACTGA
- a CDS encoding DNA-formamidopyrimidine glycosylase family protein, whose amino-acid sequence MPELPEIEAIVHYLREHAVGRTINRVDIASLAALKTAAPPWTELHGRPVRQADRHGKFLDLDCDGLHLVIHLARAGWLRWADVLAAAPPRPGRGPLAVRVHLGPPGSGPGFDLTEAGTRKGLAVWVVRSPSEVPGIENLGPDAATLDQPGLAEVLRGHTERLKTVLTRQSILAGLGNAYSDEVMHAARLSPYATAGRLTAEEIDRLHAALEMVLSDAVHRSIGLEAARLKSEKRSGLRVHGRTGLPCPICGDTVREVSFADRSFQYCPTCQTGGRTLADRRRSRFVK is encoded by the coding sequence GTGCCTGAGCTTCCGGAGATCGAGGCGATCGTCCACTACCTGCGGGAACATGCGGTCGGGCGGACGATCAACCGGGTCGACATCGCGTCGCTGGCGGCATTGAAGACGGCCGCGCCGCCGTGGACCGAGCTGCACGGCAGGCCGGTGCGGCAGGCCGACCGCCACGGGAAATTCCTCGATCTCGACTGCGACGGTCTGCACCTGGTGATCCACCTGGCGAGGGCGGGCTGGCTGCGCTGGGCGGACGTGCTCGCCGCCGCCCCGCCGAGGCCTGGTCGGGGTCCGCTGGCCGTCCGAGTCCACCTGGGCCCGCCGGGCAGCGGGCCGGGATTCGACCTCACCGAGGCCGGAACCAGGAAGGGACTCGCGGTCTGGGTGGTGCGCAGCCCGTCGGAGGTGCCGGGGATCGAGAATCTCGGGCCGGATGCGGCGACTCTCGACCAGCCGGGGCTGGCCGAGGTGCTGCGTGGACACACCGAGCGACTCAAGACCGTCTTGACCAGGCAGTCGATCCTGGCGGGACTGGGCAATGCCTACTCCGACGAGGTGATGCACGCTGCGCGGCTCTCGCCTTACGCGACAGCGGGCCGCCTGACGGCGGAGGAGATCGACCGGCTGCACGCCGCGCTGGAGATGGTGCTCTCCGACGCGGTACATCGCTCGATCGGTCTGGAGGCGGCCCGGCTCAAGAGCGAGAAGCGCTCCGGTCTGCGGGTTCACGGGCGTACGGGGCTGCCCTGCCCGATCTGCGGTGACACCGTGCGGGAGGTGTCCTTCGCCGACCGCTCGTTCCAGTACTGCCCTACTTGCCAGACCGGGGGGCGGACGCTCGCCGACCGGCGACGTTCGCGGTTCGTCAAATAG
- a CDS encoding DUF4328 domain-containing protein, with product MAVPPDQDHPRRRTAPPSVYQGPPSYPAPPRWGLPLLGWRAPTSVPTMATPTLDASTRARLVAVPAIRMLWATAVLLVLAAAAEAWRYLLLAAGLRGALTVQTVRLSDTAVQTGALLALVFSIGALGACLLWLVRAREAAAELAAVRPSRPVWQATLGFLIPGMNLVVPGSVLAELEHTAALRPPDERPRPTRLVALWWAVWSINLLLGLVVVLWRFREGAQAMADGVLLHLALNLTAAAVAVLSVRLIRRVSRFLDPIDVRNTARFHVVRVQDDSASSGRRRPRQPGQVR from the coding sequence GTGGCCGTCCCACCCGATCAGGATCACCCTCGGCGGCGAACCGCGCCCCCGTCGGTGTACCAGGGACCGCCCTCCTATCCCGCTCCGCCGCGCTGGGGCCTGCCGCTGTTGGGCTGGCGCGCGCCGACCTCGGTGCCGACCATGGCGACACCGACCCTCGATGCGAGCACCCGTGCCCGCTTGGTCGCGGTGCCCGCGATCCGCATGCTCTGGGCGACGGCGGTGCTGCTGGTGCTCGCCGCAGCCGCCGAGGCCTGGCGATACCTGTTGTTGGCGGCGGGCCTGCGCGGGGCGTTGACCGTACAGACGGTGCGACTCTCCGACACCGCAGTACAGACCGGCGCGCTGCTGGCCCTCGTCTTCAGCATCGGCGCCCTCGGCGCGTGCCTGCTGTGGCTCGTCCGGGCCAGAGAGGCGGCCGCTGAGTTGGCGGCGGTCCGACCGTCCAGGCCCGTGTGGCAGGCGACCCTCGGCTTTCTGATACCGGGGATGAACCTCGTGGTTCCCGGTTCGGTGCTGGCCGAGCTGGAGCACACCGCCGCCCTGCGACCGCCGGACGAGCGGCCTCGGCCGACCCGACTGGTGGCGCTCTGGTGGGCCGTGTGGTCGATCAACCTGCTGCTCGGTCTCGTCGTCGTCCTCTGGCGGTTCCGCGAGGGCGCCCAGGCGATGGCCGACGGCGTCCTGCTGCACCTGGCCCTGAATCTGACCGCAGCAGCGGTGGCGGTGCTCTCCGTTCGGCTGATCCGGCGGGTGTCGCGCTTCCTGGACCCGATCGACGTACGGAACACGGCTCGCTTTCACGTGGTGCGAGTCCAGGATGACTCGGCATCGTCCGGCAGGCGCAGGCCCCGACAGCCCGGTCAGGTCCGCTGA
- a CDS encoding rhodanese-like domain-containing protein translates to MQPVQVPSVAISNLPDELPNPDVVLLDVREDDEWQAGHAPGALHIPLGELGARLGELPSDNDVFVVCRSGGRSARATAYLNQNGWDAVNVDGGMKAWSAEGRSVVSESGNDAEIL, encoded by the coding sequence GTGCAACCAGTACAGGTGCCCAGTGTGGCGATCAGCAATCTTCCCGACGAGCTGCCCAACCCGGACGTCGTCCTGCTCGACGTCCGAGAGGACGACGAGTGGCAGGCAGGTCACGCGCCCGGCGCCCTGCACATCCCGCTCGGCGAGCTCGGAGCCAGGCTCGGTGAACTGCCCTCGGACAACGACGTCTTCGTGGTGTGCCGATCCGGCGGCCGATCCGCTCGAGCCACCGCCTACCTGAATCAGAACGGGTGGGACGCGGTGAACGTCGACGGCGGAATGAAGGCCTGGTCGGCGGAGGGCCGGTCGGTCGTGTCCGAGTCCGGGAACGACGCAGAGATCCTCTGA
- a CDS encoding SAM-dependent methyltransferase has protein sequence MEPTPFVGPDLTTPNPTRIYDYSLGGAHNVAADRTVGDAIIAATRNGRQVARANRDFMRRAVRHCLTDGVTQFLDLGSGIPSVGNVHEIAKAADPSSRVVYVDNEAVAVSQTRAVLAGVDRTAMVQADLRNAAAVLEAAETRGLIDFDRPVALMTVAVLHYLGHEEDVLAVLAPYHRLLAPGSYFVVSHATADGREEEAAAVAARFEATTHQIHYRSRTEVRELFGGFSLVDPGVVWTSEWRPDDDSDDDTPPSDSACWAGVGRLD, from the coding sequence ATGGAACCAACCCCGTTCGTCGGGCCGGATTTGACGACGCCGAATCCGACACGGATCTATGACTACTCGCTCGGCGGCGCGCACAACGTCGCCGCAGATCGGACAGTCGGCGACGCCATCATCGCGGCGACGCGGAACGGGCGGCAGGTGGCGCGGGCGAACCGTGACTTCATGCGACGTGCCGTGCGGCACTGCCTGACCGACGGGGTCACCCAGTTCCTCGACCTCGGTTCCGGCATCCCGTCGGTGGGCAACGTGCATGAGATCGCCAAGGCAGCCGACCCGTCGTCCCGCGTGGTGTACGTGGACAACGAGGCGGTGGCGGTCAGCCAGACGCGCGCGGTGCTGGCAGGCGTGGATCGCACGGCGATGGTGCAGGCGGATCTGCGGAACGCGGCCGCCGTCCTCGAGGCCGCCGAGACCCGCGGACTCATCGACTTCGATCGGCCGGTGGCCTTGATGACGGTCGCCGTCCTGCACTACCTCGGCCACGAGGAGGACGTGCTCGCGGTGCTGGCGCCGTACCACCGGCTGCTCGCGCCGGGCAGCTACTTCGTCGTCTCCCACGCGACCGCCGACGGACGCGAGGAGGAGGCGGCCGCCGTGGCCGCCCGCTTCGAGGCCACCACGCACCAGATCCACTATCGCAGCCGGACGGAGGTCCGGGAGCTGTTCGGCGGGTTCAGCCTGGTGGACCCGGGGGTGGTGTGGACCTCGGAATGGCGGCCGGACGACGACTCGGACGACGACACTCCGCCGAGCGACTCGGCCTGCTGGGCCGGGGTGGGACGCCTCGACTGA
- a CDS encoding SigE family RNA polymerase sigma factor, whose translation MRGRDEHVEDFTEFFTARFDTARRTAYALCGDWSEAEEIAQAAFVRVYARWSWARRNSASGYLRTTMTRLFLDARRRGRQLERPVAEPPDRPDVEPGGRDERRELIAALQRVPYRQRATLVLRFVQDLSVEQTAQALKCSTGTVKSQTARGLDALRRAYESAGRPQEAGIQ comes from the coding sequence GTGCGCGGACGCGACGAGCACGTGGAGGACTTCACCGAGTTCTTCACGGCGCGCTTCGACACGGCACGACGAACGGCGTACGCGCTGTGCGGCGACTGGTCGGAGGCAGAGGAGATCGCCCAGGCGGCATTCGTCCGGGTCTATGCCCGATGGTCCTGGGCCCGCAGGAACAGTGCGTCCGGTTACCTGCGCACGACCATGACGCGGCTCTTCCTCGACGCCCGCAGGCGTGGCAGGCAGCTAGAACGGCCGGTGGCCGAACCGCCCGACAGACCTGATGTCGAGCCCGGCGGCCGGGACGAACGTCGTGAGTTGATCGCGGCGCTGCAACGGGTCCCGTATCGGCAACGCGCCACCCTGGTGCTGCGGTTCGTCCAGGACCTCTCCGTCGAGCAGACGGCGCAGGCACTGAAGTGCTCCACGGGGACGGTCAAGAGTCAGACCGCGCGCGGGCTGGATGCGCTGCGCCGGGCGTACGAGTCGGCCGGTCGGCCGCAGGAAGCAGGGATCCAGTGA
- a CDS encoding solute symporter family protein, translating into MTDADTVILAQGDIGSPWLNIGIFGLFVAVTLVIVLRASRNTKTAADYYAAGRAFSGPQNGVAISGDYLSAASFLGIAGAIAVNGYDGFLYSIGFLVAWLVALLLVAELLRNTGRYTMADVLSFRMKQKPVRTAAAISTLVVSFFYLLAQMAGAGGLIALLLGIESGAGQALVIAIVGALMIVYVLIGGMRGTTWVQIIKAALLISGAAVMTVWVLSMYGMNLSSLLGAAVDAAGTEDVLNPGMAYGASALTRIDFLSLSLALVLGTAGLPHILMRFYTVPTSKEARRSVQWAIWLIGLFYLFTLVLGYGAGAIVGPERIQDAPGGVNSAAPLLAAELGGPLLLGFIAAVAFATILAVVAGLTITASASFAHDIYANVIKGGAADDKAAEVRVARITAVVIGVVSILGGIVANGQNIAFLVALAFAVAASANLPTILYSLFWRRFNTTGALWSMYGGLAITITLIVFSPAVSGSDSAMFPSADFDLFPLSNPGIVSIPISFFLGWLGTVLSKSPADPAKYSEMEVRSLTGLGAEKATEH; encoded by the coding sequence ATGACCGACGCCGACACCGTGATCCTCGCGCAGGGGGACATCGGATCCCCCTGGCTCAACATCGGCATCTTCGGCCTCTTCGTCGCGGTCACCCTGGTGATCGTGCTTCGGGCCAGCCGCAACACCAAGACCGCCGCCGACTACTACGCGGCCGGGCGAGCGTTCAGCGGCCCGCAGAACGGCGTCGCCATCTCCGGCGACTACCTCTCCGCCGCATCCTTCCTCGGCATCGCGGGCGCCATTGCGGTCAACGGCTATGACGGCTTCCTGTATTCGATCGGCTTCCTCGTCGCCTGGCTGGTCGCGCTGCTGCTGGTGGCGGAACTGCTCCGCAACACCGGCCGCTACACGATGGCGGACGTGCTGAGCTTCCGGATGAAGCAGAAACCGGTGCGCACTGCCGCGGCCATCTCCACGCTCGTGGTGTCCTTCTTCTATCTGCTGGCCCAGATGGCAGGCGCGGGCGGACTCATCGCCCTCCTGCTCGGCATCGAGAGCGGCGCCGGGCAGGCACTGGTCATCGCGATCGTCGGTGCGCTGATGATCGTGTACGTCCTGATCGGCGGGATGCGCGGCACGACCTGGGTGCAGATCATCAAGGCGGCCCTGTTGATCTCGGGCGCCGCCGTGATGACCGTGTGGGTGCTCAGCATGTACGGGATGAACCTGTCGAGCCTGCTGGGCGCGGCGGTCGACGCCGCAGGCACCGAGGACGTCCTCAATCCCGGCATGGCCTACGGCGCCTCGGCACTGACCAGGATCGACTTCCTGTCGCTCTCCTTGGCGCTGGTGCTGGGCACGGCCGGGCTGCCGCACATCCTGATGCGCTTCTACACCGTGCCGACCTCGAAGGAGGCCCGCCGCTCCGTGCAGTGGGCGATCTGGCTGATCGGCCTGTTCTACCTGTTCACCCTGGTGCTCGGCTACGGCGCGGGTGCCATCGTCGGACCGGAGCGCATCCAGGACGCCCCTGGCGGTGTGAACTCGGCGGCGCCGCTGCTGGCGGCGGAACTCGGCGGCCCGCTGCTCCTCGGCTTCATCGCGGCCGTGGCGTTCGCGACCATCCTCGCCGTCGTCGCAGGCCTGACGATCACCGCGTCGGCCTCCTTCGCGCACGACATCTACGCCAACGTGATCAAGGGCGGAGCGGCGGACGACAAGGCGGCAGAGGTACGGGTCGCCCGGATCACCGCCGTCGTCATCGGCGTGGTGTCCATCCTCGGCGGCATCGTGGCCAACGGGCAGAACATCGCCTTCCTGGTGGCACTGGCCTTCGCCGTGGCGGCGTCGGCGAATCTCCCGACGATCCTGTACTCGCTGTTCTGGCGCCGCTTCAACACGACCGGAGCGCTCTGGAGCATGTACGGCGGGTTGGCCATCACCATCACGTTGATCGTCTTCTCTCCCGCCGTATCCGGCAGCGACAGCGCGATGTTCCCCTCGGCCGACTTCGATCTCTTCCCGCTGTCCAATCCGGGCATCGTCTCGATCCCGATCTCGTTCTTCCTCGGCTGGCTGGGCACCGTCCTGTCCAAGAGTCCCGCCGATCCGGCGAAGTACAGCGAGATGGAGGTGCGTTCGCTGACCGGCCTCGGTGCGGAGAAGGCCACCGAACACTGA
- a CDS encoding DUF485 domain-containing protein yields MSETPPPLPPEPPGPDAWRTIQESPDFVDLRRRLRRFVFPMAALFLAWYLLYVLVADFAHDFMSIKVIGNINIGLVFGLLQFVSTFLITTLYVRFANRRLDPLADRIREEAEGGDR; encoded by the coding sequence GTGAGCGAGACACCGCCACCCCTACCCCCGGAGCCGCCCGGTCCAGACGCCTGGCGCACCATCCAGGAGAGTCCGGATTTCGTCGATCTGCGCCGCAGGCTTCGCCGTTTCGTCTTCCCGATGGCCGCGTTGTTCCTCGCCTGGTATCTGCTCTATGTCCTGGTGGCCGACTTCGCGCATGACTTCATGAGCATCAAGGTCATCGGCAACATCAACATCGGCCTGGTGTTCGGCCTGCTCCAGTTCGTCTCCACCTTCCTGATCACGACCCTCTACGTGCGCTTCGCGAACCGCAGGCTCGACCCGCTCGCCGACCGGATTCGGGAAGAAGCCGAGGGAGGCGACCGATGA
- a CDS encoding sodium/solute symporter produces MELIPWATVGIVVMAVVTFALGIFGSRSVHTTSDFLVARRTIGAERNAAAISGEYLSAASFLGIAGLVLKDGVDALWYPIGFAGGYLLLLMFVAAPLRRSGAYTLPDFAEARLGSTGLRRLATLTVVVICWLYVVPQFQGAGLTLRMVTGLPFWAGTALVALLVAVNVLSGGLRAVTLVQAVQYWVKLFAISLPAFLLVIVFVANQEGTRRGLAEPLPPRFEAATAITVGTDVTLDVSRPLYLHADGVVGGQRAAGTVYWAPGEHSVGADTELTFPAGSDVPVVLGAPTDNASWLTPQDGGGPSLFATYSLIFATFLGTMGLPHILVRFYTNPNGGAARRTTLFVLMLLGLFYLFPTIFGALSRLYVPQLLVTGTTDAAVLLLPGAMLAGWPGMLLGAVTAAGAFAAFISTASGLVSCVAGVLATDVLRRGALNDFRLATVISALVPLIAVMYFANLSISQTVGMVFAVSASTFCPLLVLGIWWRGLTATGAATGMIVGGGLAVLAVTLTVILEPASAGWLSSVTAQPALITVPIAFLTMIVVSRATSRQVSSEVSRILLRMHAPDRLGLIRDRDLERFGFVDDPAREDPPRSNGPRHHRPAGED; encoded by the coding sequence GTGGAGCTGATTCCCTGGGCGACCGTCGGCATCGTGGTGATGGCCGTCGTCACGTTCGCCCTGGGCATCTTCGGCTCTCGGTCCGTGCACACGACCTCGGACTTTCTGGTGGCCCGCCGGACGATCGGCGCGGAACGCAATGCCGCGGCGATCTCCGGCGAGTACCTCTCCGCCGCGTCGTTCCTCGGCATCGCCGGGCTCGTCCTCAAAGACGGCGTCGACGCCCTCTGGTATCCGATCGGGTTCGCGGGCGGGTATCTACTGCTGCTGATGTTCGTGGCCGCGCCGCTGCGCCGATCCGGCGCCTACACGCTCCCGGACTTCGCCGAGGCTCGGCTGGGCTCCACCGGCCTGCGCAGGCTGGCGACCCTCACGGTCGTCGTCATCTGCTGGCTCTACGTCGTCCCCCAGTTCCAGGGTGCCGGGCTGACCCTGCGGATGGTCACCGGGCTGCCGTTCTGGGCGGGCACCGCGCTGGTGGCCCTCCTGGTGGCCGTCAACGTCCTCAGCGGCGGCCTGCGAGCCGTCACGCTCGTGCAGGCCGTGCAGTACTGGGTCAAGCTCTTCGCGATCTCCTTACCGGCATTCCTCCTGGTCATCGTGTTCGTCGCGAATCAGGAGGGCACTCGCCGCGGGCTCGCCGAGCCGCTGCCGCCTCGGTTCGAGGCGGCGACCGCCATCACGGTGGGCACCGACGTGACGCTGGACGTCTCCCGGCCGCTGTATCTCCACGCCGACGGGGTGGTGGGCGGGCAGCGGGCGGCGGGCACCGTCTACTGGGCGCCGGGGGAGCACAGCGTCGGAGCGGACACCGAACTGACCTTCCCGGCAGGTTCCGACGTGCCGGTGGTGCTGGGTGCGCCCACGGACAACGCCTCCTGGCTGACCCCGCAGGACGGCGGAGGACCGAGCCTCTTCGCCACCTATTCGCTGATCTTCGCGACGTTCCTCGGCACCATGGGCCTGCCGCACATCCTCGTCCGCTTCTACACCAATCCCAACGGCGGAGCGGCCCGCCGGACGACCCTGTTCGTCCTCATGCTCCTGGGGCTGTTCTATCTGTTCCCCACGATCTTCGGCGCGCTCTCCCGCCTGTACGTCCCGCAACTACTGGTCACCGGCACCACCGATGCGGCCGTGCTGCTGCTGCCGGGCGCCATGCTGGCGGGCTGGCCGGGAATGCTGCTCGGCGCGGTGACGGCGGCAGGCGCGTTCGCCGCCTTCATCTCGACGGCTTCGGGGCTGGTGAGCTGCGTGGCGGGCGTCCTGGCGACCGACGTCCTGCGGCGCGGGGCACTGAACGACTTCCGGCTCGCCACCGTGATCTCCGCGCTGGTGCCGCTGATCGCGGTCATGTACTTCGCGAATCTCAGCATCTCCCAGACGGTGGGCATGGTCTTCGCCGTGTCCGCGTCCACCTTCTGCCCGCTGCTCGTGCTGGGCATCTGGTGGCGCGGCCTGACGGCGACCGGCGCGGCGACGGGAATGATCGTGGGTGGTGGACTCGCCGTCCTGGCGGTGACGCTGACGGTGATCCTGGAGCCTGCGTCGGCGGGCTGGCTGAGCTCGGTGACCGCCCAGCCCGCCTTGATCACGGTGCCGATCGCGTTCCTGACGATGATCGTGGTGAGCCGGGCGACGTCCCGTCAGGTGTCATCGGAGGTGTCGCGCATCCTCTTGCGGATGCACGCGCCGGATCGGCTCGGTCTGATCAGGGATCGGGACCTGGAGCGGTTCGGGTTCGTCGACGATCCGGCGAGGGAGGACCCCCCTCGGTCGAACGGGCCTCGACATCACCGGCCCGCAGGCGAGGACTGA
- a CDS encoding LytR/AlgR family response regulator transcription factor, translating into MSTQDNGTGLIVLAVDDEDRGLDELLYCLRRNNRVRRILTAFDSADALRVLRSNDAELRERSRAGLSPVDVVFLDIAMPGLDGMELGKVLTAFRVPPALIFVTGYDNQSLEAFNVGATDYLVKPPNAERVDEALRRAERLRKPESGPGTVTPAEDEVIPVELAGTTKLIPRSSIRYVEAQGDYARLHTVDGSHLVRIPLSQLEERWSEVGFARIHRSYLVSLSLVSELQMSSSGYSVRLGSGETAIELPVSRRHTRELKDRLVRSPKRGLGPGR; encoded by the coding sequence GTGAGCACTCAAGACAACGGCACGGGACTCATCGTCCTCGCGGTCGACGACGAGGATCGCGGCCTGGACGAGTTGTTGTACTGTCTGCGTCGCAATAATCGGGTACGTCGCATCCTCACCGCCTTCGACTCGGCCGATGCCCTTCGTGTCCTCCGCAGCAACGACGCCGAACTGCGCGAACGTTCCAGGGCGGGTCTGTCTCCGGTGGACGTCGTGTTCCTGGACATCGCGATGCCGGGGCTCGACGGCATGGAGCTGGGCAAGGTGCTCACCGCATTCCGGGTGCCCCCCGCGCTCATCTTCGTGACCGGTTATGACAACCAGTCCCTTGAGGCGTTCAACGTCGGCGCCACCGACTACCTCGTCAAGCCGCCGAACGCCGAGCGAGTCGACGAGGCGCTGCGACGCGCGGAGCGTCTGCGCAAACCGGAGAGCGGCCCCGGCACGGTGACCCCCGCCGAGGACGAGGTCATTCCCGTCGAACTCGCGGGCACCACGAAACTGATCCCGCGCTCCTCGATCCGCTATGTGGAGGCGCAGGGCGACTACGCGCGCCTGCACACCGTCGACGGCAGTCATCTGGTGCGCATTCCGCTCTCTCAGCTTGAGGAACGCTGGTCCGAGGTCGGTTTCGCCCGTATTCATCGGTCCTATCTGGTCTCGTTGTCGTTGGTGAGCGAGCTCCAGATGTCCTCGTCGGGCTATTCCGTGCGGCTGGGCAGCGGGGAGACGGCCATCGAGCTGCCGGTGAGTCGCAGACACACCAGGGAGCTGAAGGACCGGCTGGTCCGGTCGCCCAAGCGAGGACTCGGTCCGGGTCGATGA